One Branchiostoma floridae strain S238N-H82 chromosome 1, Bfl_VNyyK, whole genome shotgun sequence genomic region harbors:
- the LOC118430002 gene encoding protein lin-52 homolog isoform X3, with amino-acid sequence MASASAEMMEIAESGTANSASDSDAHAELNQSGDVDSLLSLERLDRASPELWPEQIPGVSEFAYKSPLAGSASATPKWVQELEKDDIDMLQEFGSLTTANLMEKVRGLQNLAYQLGLDEAREMTRGKFLNILEKNPSSSSHSHQHRPLQKPSQQPQTHTQAKRK; translated from the exons ATGGCGTCGGCAAGTGCGG AAATGATGGAGATTGCCGAAAGCGGTACCGCAAACTCGGCGTCGGACTCGGACGCCCACGCAGAGCTGAACCAGTCGGGGGACGTGGACTCTCTGCTGAGCCTGGAGCGGCTGGACAGGGCCTCGCCGGAACTCTGGCCAGAGCAGA TACCCGGTGTCTCGGAGTTTGCTTACAAATCT CCCCTGGCAGGAAGTGCCTCAGCCACACCCAAGTGGGTTCAGGAGCTGGAGAAGGACGACATCGACATGTTACAGG AGTTCGGCAGCCTGACCACAGCTAACCTGATGGAGAAGGTGCGGGGGCTGCAGAACCTGGCCTACCAGCTGGGGCTGGACGAGG CACGTGAAATGACCAGAGGAAAGTTCCTGAACATCTTGGAGAAGAATCCGTCGTCATCGTCTCACTCCCACCAACACAGGCCGCTCCAGAAGCCGTCACAACAACCTCAGACACACACGCAGGCCAAGAGGAAATGA
- the LOC118430002 gene encoding protein lin-52 homolog isoform X1, which produces MASASAEMMEIAESGTANSASDSDAHAELNQSGDVDSLLSLERLDRASPELWPEQIPGVSEFAYKSVSINLPGKPLAGSASATPKWVQELEKDDIDMLQEFGSLTTANLMEKVRGLQNLAYQLGLDEAREMTRGKFLNILEKNPSSSSHSHQHRPLQKPSQQPQTHTQAKRK; this is translated from the exons ATGGCGTCGGCAAGTGCGG AAATGATGGAGATTGCCGAAAGCGGTACCGCAAACTCGGCGTCGGACTCGGACGCCCACGCAGAGCTGAACCAGTCGGGGGACGTGGACTCTCTGCTGAGCCTGGAGCGGCTGGACAGGGCCTCGCCGGAACTCTGGCCAGAGCAGA TACCCGGTGTCTCGGAGTTTGCTTACAAATCTGTAAGTATAAACTTACCAGGCAAG CCCCTGGCAGGAAGTGCCTCAGCCACACCCAAGTGGGTTCAGGAGCTGGAGAAGGACGACATCGACATGTTACAGG AGTTCGGCAGCCTGACCACAGCTAACCTGATGGAGAAGGTGCGGGGGCTGCAGAACCTGGCCTACCAGCTGGGGCTGGACGAGG CACGTGAAATGACCAGAGGAAAGTTCCTGAACATCTTGGAGAAGAATCCGTCGTCATCGTCTCACTCCCACCAACACAGGCCGCTCCAGAAGCCGTCACAACAACCTCAGACACACACGCAGGCCAAGAGGAAATGA
- the LOC118430002 gene encoding protein lin-52 homolog isoform X2 gives MASAKMMEIAESGTANSASDSDAHAELNQSGDVDSLLSLERLDRASPELWPEQIPGVSEFAYKSVSINLPGKPLAGSASATPKWVQELEKDDIDMLQEFGSLTTANLMEKVRGLQNLAYQLGLDEAREMTRGKFLNILEKNPSSSSHSHQHRPLQKPSQQPQTHTQAKRK, from the exons ATGGCGTCGGCAA AAATGATGGAGATTGCCGAAAGCGGTACCGCAAACTCGGCGTCGGACTCGGACGCCCACGCAGAGCTGAACCAGTCGGGGGACGTGGACTCTCTGCTGAGCCTGGAGCGGCTGGACAGGGCCTCGCCGGAACTCTGGCCAGAGCAGA TACCCGGTGTCTCGGAGTTTGCTTACAAATCTGTAAGTATAAACTTACCAGGCAAG CCCCTGGCAGGAAGTGCCTCAGCCACACCCAAGTGGGTTCAGGAGCTGGAGAAGGACGACATCGACATGTTACAGG AGTTCGGCAGCCTGACCACAGCTAACCTGATGGAGAAGGTGCGGGGGCTGCAGAACCTGGCCTACCAGCTGGGGCTGGACGAGG CACGTGAAATGACCAGAGGAAAGTTCCTGAACATCTTGGAGAAGAATCCGTCGTCATCGTCTCACTCCCACCAACACAGGCCGCTCCAGAAGCCGTCACAACAACCTCAGACACACACGCAGGCCAAGAGGAAATGA
- the LOC118429991 gene encoding equilibrative nucleoside transporter 1-like — MLGWTADSLTWDDGTQSEESQALIAVDGGAMDGMEDGLVPGAKPPKDRYNAVYIIFFMLGLGMLLPWNIFITANMYFRKRFIDSSYEDTFENYFSVASMVPNVVFQLLNIFVAHKVSLSLRMLVPLITMLVCFILTAVMVWVRSISTTGFFLITIFTVVIINLASAIMQGGSFGVAGKFPGRYTQAIMSGQALAGVFSALASILSLAAGGDPIHSGFGYFLTAVAAILVALASYLLLNRFEYARFYLYSTQELPSLNADESSTGVPETGVPETGVPGIQVLSSSSYLQIFRKIWVPAVSVMYTFLVTLSIFPSVSSLIESVSKSDGSKWTGEFFIPVTCFLFFNLSDLAGRIIAGAVQFPKEKSILLPILVLLRTGFMPLFMLCNAQPVETARHLPVVFNSDAFPIVFMVLMGVSNGYLGSLCMMYGPRLVAAEEAETAGITMSAFLTLGLGLGAAFSFALTASI; from the exons ATGCTAGGCTGGACAGCGGACAGCCTGACCTGGGACGACGGGACACAGTCGGAGGAGAGTCAGGCGCTCATAGCGGTGGACGGCGGCGCCATGGACGGGATGGAAGACGGGCTCGTACCCGGAGCCAAGCCGCCAAAGGACAG GTACAACGCCGTGTACATCATCTTCTTCATGCTAGGGTTGGGCATGCTGCTGCCGTGGAATATTTTCATCACTGCGAATATG TATTTTAGGAAGAGATTTATAGACTCCTCATATGAAGACACGTTCGAGAACTACTTTTCTGTGGCCTCCATGGTGCCAAATGTGGTTTTTCAGCTGCTCAACATATTTGTGGCTCACAA AGTGAGCCTGAGCCTGCGCATGTTGGTTCCCCTCATCACCATGTTGGTGTGCTTCATCCTGACGGCTGTCATGGTCTGGGTCAGGAGCATAT CGACCACAGGTTTCTTCCTGATCACAATCTTCACAGTTGTCATCATCAATC TTGCCAGTGCCATCATGCAGGGTGGTTCGTTCGGAGTGGCGGGAAAGTTCCCGGGGAGGTACACACAGGCTATAATGAGTGGACAG GCGTTAGCAGGGGTGTTTTCAGCACTTGCAAGTATATTGTCACTGGCAG cgGGAGGTGATCCCATCCACAGTGGGTTTGGTTACTTCCTGACGGCCGTGGCAGCCATTCTGGTCGCCCTCGCCTCCTACCTACTTCTAAACAGATTT GAATATGCCAGGTTTTATCTGTACAGTACCCAAG AACTGCCATCCCTAAATGCGGATGAGTCCAGTACAGGTGTACCTGAGACAGGTGTGCCCGAGACAGGTGTGCCCGGCATACAGGTCCTCAGCAGCTCATCTTATCTACAAATCTTCAGGAAG ATCTGGGTTCCTGCAGTGTCTGTCATGTACACCTTCCTGGTGACGCTGTCCATCTTTCCGTCTGTGTCCTCCCTCATCGAGTCAGTCAGCAAAAGTGATGGCAGTAAATGGACAG GAGAGTTTTTCATCCCCGTGACGTGTTTCCTATTCTTTAACCTGTCGGACCTGGCCGGGAGGATCATCGCAGGGGCTGTGCAGTTT CCTAAGGAGAAGAGCATCCTCCTGCCGATCCTGGTCCTCCTGAGAACGGGGTTCATGCCGCTGTTCATGTTGTGTAACGCCCAGCCCGTGGAGACGGCCAGACACCTTCCTGTCGTGTTCAACAGTGATGCGTTCCCCATCGTGTTCATGGTGCTGATGGGGGTGTCCAACGGCTACCTGGGCAGTCTCTGTATGATGTACGGACCCAG GTTGGTGGCAGCAGAAGAGGCGGAGACCGCCGGAATCACCATGTCTGCCTTCCTGACCCTGGGGCTGGGCCTCGGGGCCGCCTTCTCGTTCGCTCTGACCGCCAGCATCTGA
- the LOC118421006 gene encoding WD repeat-containing protein 43-like isoform X2, whose amino-acid sequence MHETAEPLLLIGQDNVTWLCSWERAPRERTSQPGACAHPHTCGKMATNFSAERRRLCQFSPPAADCLARASADGRLQLWDTDSGALRQEYTPSAHLSATCSCLAWGPLREARNEHKKRKRKSDQMSALSSLDIVAMGTTAGTILLYSVVKGDLQSQLTGGHDDIVNCLCWRAEENSLFSCSDDQHIVEWTVTTAQVKCKWKADRGPVQTISLGPGGKTLLSAARTIKLWDLEKREVLLSFTGHASLVTSLLFATLPPPTANGRRKSVTNQEAAVDGLYFLSGATHDRLMNAWQIKMKSKEKTAVVSFSLTEEPVYVDVLRPRQKDQPAHLAVVTRNGDLHIFKFILNGRGKKPLTPQHTIQVATQGGEATPTPLPIIAAQFCQDLDTTMRIAYGTGLRPAFERINCSSLEKHTCLIRADPGRSAITLEEDAGKVKTPGKAKEVTVLAPGHMTHAAAPSSKNKKKLTPKDLSIQERLDVISTDQGQTSGGDATPRADTLAVLLTQGLQSEDSDILQRVFASANESLIRNTVQRIPMSLVVPLLKEVTRRMHGRAGSGMTVQWLRAVLETHTSYLMTCPDVLSSLGSLYELLDSRVATFSKLSRLQGKLKLVLSQTSAKEEQQWQFSSKPLLSYRDESSDEQDEAMEDLLHGHPDSDEDWEEMSDMEAQEQDGEQPEEEEEEGSSEEEGSPEEDGSSEESDED is encoded by the exons ATGCACGAGACTGCAGAACCGCTGCTGCTGATTGGTCAGGACAACGTCACGTGGCTGTGTTCCTGGGAACGAGCTCCGCGCGAACGCACCTCCCAGCCAGGCGCATGCGCACATCCCCACACGTGTGGCAAGATGGCGACAAACTTTTCCGCGGAGAGACGGAGACTGTGCCAGTTCTCCCCGCCTGCCGCCGACTGTCTGGCCCGGGCCTCGGCGGACGGACGGCTGCAGCTCTGGGACACGGACTCGGGAGCGCTGCGGCAGGAGTACACGCCGTCTGCCCACCTCAGCGCGACATGCTCCTGCCTGGCGTGGGGACCTCTCCGAGAGGCGCGG AATGAACATAAGAAGAGGAAGAGAAAATCAGATCAGATGTCAGCCCTCTCCTCATTGGACATCGTCGCCATGGGAACCACAGCTGGCACCATCCTCCTGTACAGCGTCGTCAAGGGCGATCTACAGAGTCAGCTG actGGAGGCCATGATGACATAGTGAACTGTCTGTGCTGGCGCGCGGAGGAGAACAGCTTGTTCAGCTGCTCAGACGACCAGCACATCGTGGAGTGGACAGTCACCACAGCACAGGTCAAATG TAAATGGAAAGCCGACAGAGGACCAGTCCAAACCATCAGCCTGGGGCCGGGAGGGAAAACTCTGCTGTCTGCAGCCAGAACCATCAAACTGTGGGACCTGGAGAAGAGGGAGGTGCT ACTT AGCTTCACGGGCCATGCCAGCCTGGTGACGTCCCTGCTGTTTGCCACGCTGCCGCCCCCCACTGCCAACGGGAGGAGAAAAAGTGTGACCAATCAGGAGGCTGCGGTGGACGGGCTGTACTTCCTGTCTGGGGCCACGCACGACAGATTAATGAACGCCTG GCAAATTAAGATGAAGTCTAAGGAGAAGACGGCGGTTGTGTCCTTCTCCCTGACAGAGGAACCGGTTTACGTGGATGTCTTGAGACCCAGACAGAAAGACCAG CCTGCACACCTGGCAGTGGTGACCAGAAATGGGGACCTGCACATCTTCAAGTTTATACTGAACGG GAGAGGTAAGAAGCCCCTGACCCCCCAGCACACGATCCAGGTGGCGACCCAGGGGGGCGaggccacccccacccccctccccatcatcGCAGCCCAGTTTTGTCAGGACCTGGACACGACCATGCGGATAGCGTATGGCACCGGACTCAGGCCTGCCTTCGAGAGAATA AACTGCTCGAGCCTGGAGAAGCACACCTGTCTGATCAGGGCGGACCCCGGCCGATCCGCCATCACCCTGGAGGAGGATGCTGGGAAGGTGAAGACTCCTGGGAAGGCAAAGGAGGTGACGGTCCTGGCGCCGGGTCACATGACACACGCCGCTGCGCCGAGCAGCAAGAACAAGAAGAAATTAACACCTAAAGAT TTGAGTATCCAGGAGAGACTAGACGTGATCAGTACCGACCAGGGGCAGACCTCGGGCGGAGACGCCACGCCGCGGGCCGACACGCTGGCCGTGCTCCTGACCCAGGGGCTGCAGAGTGAGGACTCGGACATACTACAG AGGGTGTTTGCCAGTGCCAATGAGTCGTTAATCAGAAACACTGTCCAGAGAATACCCATGTCGCTGGTAGTGCCATTGTTGAAGGAG GTGACCAGAAGAATGCATGGGAGAGCCGGCAG CGGGATGACTGTGCAATGGCTGAGGGCCGTGTTAGAGACTCACACGTCTTACCTGATGACT TGCCCAGATGTGCTATCCAGCCTGGGAAGCCTGTATGAACTGCTGGACTCAAGGGTGGCGACCTTCAGCAAACTCTCAAGGTTACAGGGGAAACTGAAGCTGGTGCTGTCTCAG ACCTCGGCTAAGGAGGAGCAGCAGTGGCAGTTCTCCTCCAAACCCCTGCTGTCTTACAGAGATG AATCCTCAGACGAGCAAGACGAGGCGATGGAAGACCTCCTGCACGGACACCCCGACTCTGAT GAGGACTGGGAGGAGATGTCCGACATGGAGGCTCAGGAGCAGGATGGAGAACAGccggaggaggaggaggaggaggggagcAGTGAGGAGGAGGGTTCTCCGGAGGAGGATGGGTCCAGTGAAGAAAGTGACGAGGATTGA
- the LOC118421006 gene encoding WD repeat-containing protein 43-like isoform X1 — protein MHETAEPLLLIGQDNVTWLCSWERAPRERTSQPGACAHPHTCGKMATNFSAERRRLCQFSPPAADCLARASADGRLQLWDTDSGALRQEYTPSAHLSATCSCLAWGPLREARNEHKKRKRKSDQMSALSSLDIVAMGTTAGTILLYSVVKGDLQSQLTGGHDDIVNCLCWRAEENSLFSCSDDQHIVEWTVTTAQVKCKWKADRGPVQTISLGPGGKTLLSAARTIKLWDLEKREVLLSFTGHASLVTSLLFATLPPPTANGRRKSVTNQEAAVDGLYFLSGATHDRLMNAWQIKMKSKEKTAVVSFSLTEEPVYVDVLRPRQKDQPAHLAVVTRNGDLHIFKFILNGRGKKPLTPQHTIQVATQGGEATPTPLPIIAAQFCQDLDTTMRIAYGTGLRPAFERINCSSLEKHTCLIRADPGRSAITLEEDAGKVKTPGKAKEVTVLAPGHMTHAAAPSSKNKKKLTPKDLSIQERLDVISTDQGQTSGGDATPRADTLAVLLTQGLQSEDSDILQRVFASANESLIRNTVQRIPMSLVVPLLKEVTRRMHGRAGSGMTVQWLRAVLETHTSYLMTCPDVLSSLGSLYELLDSRVATFSKLSRLQGKLKLVLSQTSAKEEQQWQFSSKPLLSYRDESSDEQDEAMEDLLHGHPDSDEDWEEMSDMEAQEQDGEQPEEEEEEGSSEEEGSPEEDGSSEESDED, from the exons ATGCACGAGACTGCAGAACCGCTGCTGCTGATTGGTCAGGACAACGTCACGTGGCTGTGTTCCTGGGAACGAGCTCCGCGCGAACGCACCTCCCAGCCAGGCGCATGCGCACATCCCCACACGTGTGGCAAGATGGCGACAAACTTTTCCGCGGAGAGACGGAGACTGTGCCAGTTCTCCCCGCCTGCCGCCGACTGTCTGGCCCGGGCCTCGGCGGACGGACGGCTGCAGCTCTGGGACACGGACTCGGGAGCGCTGCGGCAGGAGTACACGCCGTCTGCCCACCTCAGCGCGACATGCTCCTGCCTGGCGTGGGGACCTCTCCGAGAGGCGCGG AATGAACATAAGAAGAGGAAGAGAAAATCAGATCAGATGTCAGCCCTCTCCTCATTGGACATCGTCGCCATGGGAACCACAGCTGGCACCATCCTCCTGTACAGCGTCGTCAAGGGCGATCTACAGAGTCAGCTG actGGAGGCCATGATGACATAGTGAACTGTCTGTGCTGGCGCGCGGAGGAGAACAGCTTGTTCAGCTGCTCAGACGACCAGCACATCGTGGAGTGGACAGTCACCACAGCACAGGTCAAATG TAAATGGAAAGCCGACAGAGGACCAGTCCAAACCATCAGCCTGGGGCCGGGAGGGAAAACTCTGCTGTCTGCAGCCAGAACCATCAAACTGTGGGACCTGGAGAAGAGGGAGGTGCTGTTG AGCTTCACGGGCCATGCCAGCCTGGTGACGTCCCTGCTGTTTGCCACGCTGCCGCCCCCCACTGCCAACGGGAGGAGAAAAAGTGTGACCAATCAGGAGGCTGCGGTGGACGGGCTGTACTTCCTGTCTGGGGCCACGCACGACAGATTAATGAACGCCTG GCAAATTAAGATGAAGTCTAAGGAGAAGACGGCGGTTGTGTCCTTCTCCCTGACAGAGGAACCGGTTTACGTGGATGTCTTGAGACCCAGACAGAAAGACCAG CCTGCACACCTGGCAGTGGTGACCAGAAATGGGGACCTGCACATCTTCAAGTTTATACTGAACGG GAGAGGTAAGAAGCCCCTGACCCCCCAGCACACGATCCAGGTGGCGACCCAGGGGGGCGaggccacccccacccccctccccatcatcGCAGCCCAGTTTTGTCAGGACCTGGACACGACCATGCGGATAGCGTATGGCACCGGACTCAGGCCTGCCTTCGAGAGAATA AACTGCTCGAGCCTGGAGAAGCACACCTGTCTGATCAGGGCGGACCCCGGCCGATCCGCCATCACCCTGGAGGAGGATGCTGGGAAGGTGAAGACTCCTGGGAAGGCAAAGGAGGTGACGGTCCTGGCGCCGGGTCACATGACACACGCCGCTGCGCCGAGCAGCAAGAACAAGAAGAAATTAACACCTAAAGAT TTGAGTATCCAGGAGAGACTAGACGTGATCAGTACCGACCAGGGGCAGACCTCGGGCGGAGACGCCACGCCGCGGGCCGACACGCTGGCCGTGCTCCTGACCCAGGGGCTGCAGAGTGAGGACTCGGACATACTACAG AGGGTGTTTGCCAGTGCCAATGAGTCGTTAATCAGAAACACTGTCCAGAGAATACCCATGTCGCTGGTAGTGCCATTGTTGAAGGAG GTGACCAGAAGAATGCATGGGAGAGCCGGCAG CGGGATGACTGTGCAATGGCTGAGGGCCGTGTTAGAGACTCACACGTCTTACCTGATGACT TGCCCAGATGTGCTATCCAGCCTGGGAAGCCTGTATGAACTGCTGGACTCAAGGGTGGCGACCTTCAGCAAACTCTCAAGGTTACAGGGGAAACTGAAGCTGGTGCTGTCTCAG ACCTCGGCTAAGGAGGAGCAGCAGTGGCAGTTCTCCTCCAAACCCCTGCTGTCTTACAGAGATG AATCCTCAGACGAGCAAGACGAGGCGATGGAAGACCTCCTGCACGGACACCCCGACTCTGAT GAGGACTGGGAGGAGATGTCCGACATGGAGGCTCAGGAGCAGGATGGAGAACAGccggaggaggaggaggaggaggggagcAGTGAGGAGGAGGGTTCTCCGGAGGAGGATGGGTCCAGTGAAGAAAGTGACGAGGATTGA